Proteins encoded in a region of the Streptomyces sp. NBC_00258 genome:
- a CDS encoding DMT family transporter: MSVLVLLLSVGAACCLGFGFVLQQNAASHAPLGDFLSPRLLLDLVRVPRWLGGIGLMVVGMVLGAIALSNGEISLVEPLLATNLVFALVLSRRQTRQPLGRQGWAGLLLLAGGVTAFIVAGQPQGGDARTDPFRQWLIIGVVLGLALLLTTYAKRSLLSAGPVLLGAAAGLLYGVQDALTRVSGQRFSDGGWIALATGWQVYGVVALGITGLVLVQSAFETAPLRMSLPALTAAQPLAGIACGVGFLGDRLRTDAGALTWEALGLAGIVVGVVLLGMHPAMPSGAAPKERVRVQV; this comes from the coding sequence GTGTCGGTTCTGGTTCTCCTCCTCTCCGTCGGCGCGGCCTGCTGTCTCGGCTTCGGATTCGTCCTCCAGCAGAACGCCGCCTCGCACGCTCCGCTGGGCGACTTCCTCTCCCCCCGCCTGCTCCTCGACCTGGTGCGGGTGCCTCGCTGGCTGGGCGGCATCGGGCTGATGGTCGTCGGCATGGTGCTGGGCGCGATCGCCCTCTCGAACGGCGAGATCTCCCTCGTCGAACCACTGCTCGCGACGAACCTGGTATTTGCACTCGTACTCTCCCGCCGCCAGACCCGACAGCCGCTCGGCCGACAGGGCTGGGCCGGACTGCTCCTGCTCGCAGGCGGCGTAACGGCGTTCATCGTGGCGGGCCAGCCCCAGGGCGGCGACGCCCGCACGGACCCGTTCCGCCAGTGGCTGATCATCGGCGTAGTACTAGGACTGGCCCTACTCCTCACCACCTACGCCAAGCGATCCCTGCTGAGCGCCGGACCGGTACTCCTCGGTGCGGCCGCCGGACTCCTCTACGGCGTCCAGGACGCCCTCACCCGCGTGAGCGGCCAGCGCTTCTCCGACGGCGGCTGGATCGCGCTGGCCACGGGATGGCAGGTCTACGGGGTCGTAGCGCTCGGCATCACGGGCCTCGTACTGGTCCAGAGCGCGTTCGAGACAGCCCCCCTCCGCATGTCATTGCCCGCACTCACCGCCGCGCAGCCGCTCGCTGGCATCGCATGCGGTGTGGGCTTCCTCGGAGACCGGCTCCGCACCGACGCGGGCGCCCTGACCTGGGAAGCCCTGGGCCTTGCCGGGATCGTGGTCGGCGTGGTGCTGCTGGGCATGCACCCCGCGATGCCGAGCGGTGCGGCACCCAAGGAACGAGTTCGGGTCCAGGTAT
- a CDS encoding FAD-binding dehydrogenase, with protein sequence MAYDADVIVIGAGLAGLAATAELVDAGRKVILLDQEPEQSIGGQAHWSFGGLFFVDSPEQRRMRIKDTHALALQDWMGTAGFDRPEDHWPRKWAEAYVDFAAGEKRSWLHKQGVRWFPVVGWAERGGYDANGHGNSVPRFHITWGTGPGLVAPFERRVRAGVARGLVQLKFRHRVTGLSRSAGDVDTVSGEVLEPSDILRGQASGRGVTGAFEFKAQAVIVTSGGIGGNHDLVRANWPERLGTPPERMISGVPAHVDGEMLGIAEGTGAHLINRDRMWHYTEGIQNWNPIWEKHGIRILPGPSSLWLDARGKRLPVPLFPGFDTLGTLEHIMKTGYDYTWFVLDQKIIGKEFALSGSEQNPDLTGKSVKGVFQRARADVPGPVQAFMDKGVDFVVEKDLGALVRGMNALTKESLIDEGELRREITARDREIANPFTKDLQVTAIRGARAYLGDKLIRTATPHRILDPKAGPLIAVRLNILTRKTLGGLETDLSSQVLTEGGDPLSGVYAAGEAAGFGGGGVHGYRSLEGTFLGGCLFSGRAAGRAAAKAVG encoded by the coding sequence ATGGCGTACGACGCAGATGTGATCGTGATCGGGGCGGGCCTGGCCGGGCTCGCGGCGACCGCGGAGCTCGTCGACGCGGGACGCAAGGTGATCCTTCTCGATCAGGAGCCGGAGCAGTCGATCGGCGGCCAGGCGCACTGGTCGTTCGGCGGGCTCTTCTTCGTGGACTCTCCCGAGCAGCGCCGGATGCGCATCAAGGACACTCACGCGCTGGCCCTCCAGGACTGGATGGGCACCGCGGGCTTCGACCGCCCGGAGGACCACTGGCCCCGCAAGTGGGCCGAGGCGTACGTCGACTTCGCGGCCGGTGAGAAGCGGTCCTGGCTGCACAAGCAGGGCGTTCGATGGTTTCCCGTGGTGGGCTGGGCCGAGCGTGGCGGTTATGACGCCAACGGGCACGGGAACTCCGTGCCTCGGTTTCACATCACTTGGGGTACGGGGCCCGGCCTTGTCGCACCTTTCGAGCGGCGGGTGCGGGCGGGGGTTGCCCGTGGGCTCGTACAGCTCAAGTTCCGGCACCGGGTCACCGGGCTGTCGCGGAGCGCGGGTGACGTCGACACCGTGAGCGGTGAGGTCCTGGAGCCGTCGGACATCCTGCGGGGTCAGGCCAGTGGCCGTGGCGTGACCGGGGCCTTCGAGTTCAAGGCCCAGGCCGTGATCGTCACGTCGGGTGGCATCGGCGGCAACCATGATCTCGTGCGCGCCAACTGGCCGGAGAGGCTGGGGACTCCGCCGGAGCGGATGATCTCCGGGGTGCCCGCTCATGTGGATGGCGAGATGCTCGGCATCGCGGAGGGCACGGGTGCGCACCTCATCAACCGTGACCGCATGTGGCACTACACCGAGGGCATCCAGAACTGGAACCCCATCTGGGAGAAGCACGGCATCCGTATCCTGCCCGGGCCGTCGTCGTTGTGGCTGGACGCGCGGGGCAAGCGGCTGCCGGTTCCGCTCTTCCCCGGCTTCGACACCCTCGGCACGCTCGAGCACATCATGAAGACCGGCTACGACTACACGTGGTTCGTGCTCGACCAGAAGATCATCGGCAAGGAGTTCGCGCTCTCGGGCTCGGAGCAGAACCCCGATCTGACGGGCAAGTCCGTCAAGGGCGTGTTCCAGCGGGCGCGGGCCGATGTGCCGGGGCCGGTGCAGGCGTTCATGGACAAGGGCGTCGATTTCGTGGTGGAGAAGGATCTTGGCGCGCTGGTGCGGGGCATGAACGCGCTCACCAAGGAGTCGCTCATCGATGAGGGTGAGCTGCGGCGCGAGATCACCGCGCGGGACCGGGAGATCGCCAACCCGTTCACCAAGGACCTGCAGGTCACGGCCATTCGCGGGGCCCGCGCCTATCTCGGCGACAAGCTGATCCGGACGGCCACTCCGCACCGCATCCTCGACCCCAAGGCCGGGCCTCTCATCGCCGTACGGCTCAATATTCTGACCCGTAAGACGCTCGGTGGCCTGGAGACCGACCTCTCGTCCCAGGTGCTCACCGAGGGCGGTGACCCGCTGTCCGGGGTGTACGCGGCGGGGGAGGCTGCCGGGTTCGGCGGCGGCGGAGTGCACGGATACCGGTCTCTGGAGGGGACGTTCCTCGGCGGGTGCCTCTTCTCCGGGCGTGCGGCCGGGCGTGCGGCGGCGAAGGCCGTCGGCTGA